The following are encoded in a window of Stigmatella erecta genomic DNA:
- the pilM gene encoding type IV pilus assembly protein PilM, whose translation MAKGKLALGLDIGSTSVKMILLKEQRKRGEVGYALQSFGMKPLPPEAIVDGALMNSTAIVQAVQELMNELKVKSKEVAIGVSGHSVIIKKIQMPRMSQEELEESIQWEAEQYIPFDVKDVNIDTQILDSGANDATGQMDVLLVAAKKDMINDYTTVVSEAGLQPVVVDVDAFAVQNMFSTNYDVPEKETVVLINAGASVVNINIIANGITVFTRDVTIGGNQFTEEIQKQLNVSYEEAEALKIGGNSTDADAVVPQDVERVLLSVAEQVAGEIQRSLDFYAGTAADANFSKVFLSGGTAKIPALFKTIEARVGVPVEILNPFRKIDVDNRKFDPAFIMDVAPVAAVAVGLALRKPGDKLS comes from the coding sequence ATGGCGAAGGGCAAACTGGCACTCGGTCTGGATATCGGATCGACCTCGGTAAAGATGATTCTCCTCAAGGAGCAGCGCAAGCGTGGCGAGGTGGGCTACGCGTTGCAGAGCTTCGGCATGAAGCCGCTGCCTCCCGAGGCCATCGTGGATGGCGCGCTCATGAACTCGACGGCCATCGTCCAGGCCGTGCAGGAGCTGATGAACGAGCTGAAGGTGAAGTCCAAGGAAGTCGCCATCGGCGTCTCCGGCCACTCGGTCATCATCAAGAAGATCCAGATGCCCCGCATGAGCCAGGAAGAGCTCGAGGAGAGCATCCAGTGGGAGGCCGAGCAGTACATCCCCTTCGACGTGAAGGACGTGAACATCGACACGCAGATCCTCGACTCGGGCGCCAATGACGCCACGGGGCAGATGGATGTGCTGCTGGTGGCGGCCAAGAAGGACATGATCAACGACTACACCACGGTGGTCTCCGAGGCGGGACTGCAGCCGGTGGTGGTGGACGTGGACGCCTTCGCCGTCCAGAACATGTTCTCCACGAACTACGACGTGCCGGAGAAGGAGACCGTGGTGCTCATCAACGCGGGCGCCTCGGTGGTGAACATCAACATCATCGCCAACGGCATCACCGTCTTCACCCGCGACGTGACGATCGGCGGCAACCAGTTCACCGAGGAGATCCAGAAGCAGCTCAACGTCTCCTACGAGGAGGCGGAGGCGCTGAAGATCGGCGGCAACAGCACGGACGCGGACGCCGTGGTGCCCCAGGACGTGGAGCGCGTGCTGCTCAGCGTGGCCGAGCAGGTCGCCGGCGAGATTCAGCGCTCGCTGGACTTCTACGCGGGCACCGCCGCGGATGCGAATTTCAGCAAGGTTTTCCTGTCGGGCGGAACGGCGAAGATTCCCGCGCTGTTCAAGACCATCGAAGCCCGCGTGGGCGTGCCGGTGGAGATCCTCAATCCGTTCCGGAAGATCGACGTGGACAACCGCAAGTTCGACCCCGCGTTCATCATGGACGTGGCCCCCGTGGCGGCCGTCGCGGTGGGGCTGGCCCTGCGCAAGCCCGGTGACAAGCTGAGCTGA
- a CDS encoding sigma-54-dependent transcriptional regulator, which translates to MPLFRSILVADDEPSIRHVLTLVLTDHGYEVRAVADGEEALRELNARSYDVLLCDVRMPRRDGLSVLRQAIAEHPGLTALVMSAYGSQEQALEAVGAGAYDYVQKPFKPEEIVFVLRKAEERERLVRENRRLRTAGAVPPGGILGESEGLRAVLRQVDRLAPVNTTVLITGESGTGKELIARALHERSRREALPFVAVNCGAIPAGLIESELFGHAKGAFTDARAAKQGLFSEADGGTLFLDEVGELPLPAQVKLLRVLQEGEIRPVGENRPESVDVRVIAATLRDLGKLVERGEFREDLYYRLNVVNLRVPPLRERREDILPLARAFLARFNREFNREPPVEGFSPETEALLCAYPWPGNVRELENAMERAVLLVEGAVLVPSSLPERLWSHASPSDASLPVQQPGGDLSLKRAMRELEENYIRAALRRTRGNRTRAAEVLDISHRALLYKIKEYGIDPDAEAEKG; encoded by the coding sequence ATGCCTCTTTTCCGCTCCATTCTCGTCGCGGATGACGAGCCTTCCATCCGTCATGTGCTCACGCTGGTGCTCACCGACCATGGCTACGAGGTGCGGGCCGTGGCCGATGGCGAGGAGGCCCTGCGCGAGCTGAACGCCCGCAGCTATGACGTGCTGCTGTGCGATGTGCGGATGCCCCGGCGGGATGGCCTGTCGGTGCTGCGCCAGGCGATCGCCGAGCACCCGGGCCTCACCGCGCTGGTGATGAGCGCCTACGGCTCCCAGGAGCAGGCGCTCGAGGCCGTGGGGGCCGGCGCCTACGATTACGTTCAGAAGCCCTTCAAGCCCGAGGAGATCGTCTTCGTCCTGCGCAAGGCGGAGGAGCGCGAGCGCCTGGTGCGCGAGAACCGGCGTCTGCGGACCGCGGGCGCCGTGCCGCCAGGAGGGATTCTCGGGGAGAGCGAGGGGCTGCGCGCGGTGCTGCGTCAGGTGGACCGGCTCGCCCCGGTGAACACCACGGTGCTCATCACCGGGGAGAGCGGCACCGGCAAGGAACTCATCGCGCGGGCGCTGCACGAGCGCTCCCGCCGGGAGGCGCTGCCCTTCGTCGCCGTCAACTGCGGGGCCATCCCCGCGGGGCTCATCGAGAGCGAGCTGTTCGGCCATGCGAAGGGGGCCTTCACCGATGCCCGGGCCGCGAAGCAGGGGCTGTTCAGCGAGGCCGACGGCGGCACGCTCTTCCTGGACGAGGTGGGCGAGCTGCCCCTGCCGGCCCAGGTGAAGCTGCTGCGCGTGCTCCAGGAGGGAGAGATCCGTCCGGTGGGGGAGAACCGCCCCGAGTCCGTGGACGTGCGCGTCATCGCCGCGACCCTGAGGGACCTGGGCAAGCTGGTGGAGCGGGGGGAGTTCCGGGAGGATCTCTACTACCGCCTCAACGTGGTGAACCTGCGGGTGCCGCCCCTGAGGGAGCGCCGCGAGGACATCCTCCCGCTGGCGCGCGCCTTCCTCGCCCGCTTCAACCGGGAGTTCAACCGCGAGCCGCCCGTGGAGGGCTTCAGCCCCGAGACCGAGGCGCTCCTGTGCGCCTACCCGTGGCCCGGCAACGTGCGCGAGCTGGAGAATGCCATGGAGCGCGCGGTGCTCCTGGTGGAGGGGGCCGTGCTGGTGCCCTCCAGCCTTCCGGAGCGGCTGTGGTCGCATGCCTCACCCTCGGACGCCTCCTTGCCCGTGCAACAGCCTGGGGGCGACCTGTCGCTCAAGCGCGCCATGCGGGAGCTGGAAGAAAACTACATCCGGGCTGCCCTGCGCCGCACCCGGGGAAACCGGACCCGGGCCGCCGAGGTGCTGGACATCAGCCATCGAGCGCTCCTGTACAAGATCAAGGAATACGGAATCGACCCGGATGCCGAAGCCGAGAAGGGCTGA
- a CDS encoding sensor histidine kinase — translation MKWRIASVAFLLGSLATGLSWLTLLPTLLHLMDVVRRWVPSEGVEAAVLARLRGFLPFALGLDLLVLVILAYIVLELTVGRPLRATELAMGQLERLELDLTPISQGGPFLSRIQSALNRMAEALRREQALTRSQMEALQQANARLSRAQTELVAAERLATVGRLAAGVAHEVGNPLAGILGYLSLARMRAPTAELKDFLDRIDHEVHRIDGIVRGLLDLGRPRSGPLAPVDLGQVAETCVRLVRAGPELSRVEVSFALEPGLLARADPGPLSQIVINLLLNAAQAMGGQGTVRVATRREANEAWLTVEDTGPGLTAEVMARLFEPFFTTKEGKGTGLGLAVSLHLAQGMGGKLTAENAPGGGARFTLRLTAA, via the coding sequence ATGAAGTGGCGCATCGCCAGTGTGGCGTTTCTCCTGGGCTCGCTGGCCACGGGGCTGTCGTGGCTCACCCTGCTGCCCACGTTGCTTCATCTGATGGACGTGGTGCGCCGGTGGGTGCCCTCCGAGGGGGTGGAGGCCGCGGTGCTGGCCCGGCTGCGGGGGTTTCTTCCTTTCGCGCTCGGGCTGGACCTGCTGGTGCTGGTCATCCTGGCGTACATCGTGCTGGAGCTCACCGTGGGCCGGCCGCTGCGGGCCACGGAGCTGGCCATGGGGCAACTGGAGCGGCTCGAGCTGGACCTGACGCCCATCTCCCAGGGGGGCCCCTTCCTGTCGCGCATCCAGAGCGCGCTGAACCGGATGGCGGAGGCGCTTCGCCGGGAGCAGGCGCTGACGCGCTCGCAGATGGAGGCACTCCAGCAGGCCAATGCACGGCTGTCCCGGGCCCAGACGGAGCTGGTGGCCGCGGAGCGCCTGGCCACCGTGGGGCGGCTGGCCGCGGGCGTGGCACACGAGGTGGGCAATCCCCTGGCGGGAATCCTGGGGTACCTCTCGCTGGCCCGGATGCGCGCGCCCACCGCGGAGCTGAAGGACTTCCTGGACCGGATTGATCATGAGGTCCACCGCATCGATGGCATCGTCCGGGGACTGCTGGATCTCGGGCGCCCGCGCTCGGGCCCCTTGGCGCCCGTGGACCTGGGCCAGGTGGCGGAGACCTGCGTGAGGCTGGTGCGCGCGGGGCCCGAGCTGTCGCGCGTGGAGGTGAGCTTCGCGCTGGAGCCCGGGCTGCTGGCGCGTGCGGATCCGGGGCCCCTCTCCCAGATTGTCATCAACCTCCTGCTGAACGCCGCGCAGGCCATGGGAGGGCAGGGGACGGTGCGCGTCGCCACGCGCCGGGAGGCGAACGAGGCGTGGCTGACGGTGGAGGACACGGGCCCGGGCCTCACGGCGGAGGTGATGGCGCGCCTGTTCGAGCCGTTCTTCACCACGAAGGAAGGCAAGGGGACGGGGCTGGGATTGGCCGTCTCGCTCCACCTGGCGCAGGGCATGGGAGGCAAGCTCACCGCGGAGAACGCTCCGGGAGGGGGGGCCCGGTTCACGCTCCGTCTGACGGCCGCCTGA
- a CDS encoding prepilin peptidase: protein MDPEIPPFPSALLASWLFVLGLCVGSFLNVVIARVPAGQSIVRPRSRCPKCGYTLTWYDNIPLVSWLLLRGRCRGCAAPISIRYPLVELATGLLFLACWRRFGLSWELLPGLVLITLLIPLTFIDLEHWILPFSLTVPGIVLGVGLAGLLGVEALRDAAVGAAVGFLVFRMMEYLGWKLLRKEALGGGDKYLVAMLGGFLTWRSLLGILFLSSFQGAVVGILLIVLTGRAGPRAEGQGDAPAEAQEETEPELTMTWEFLKPGIPLWRRLLWAPVCLLFQPIPDEPKDEQGQEIDWVPGKTNIPFGPWLALAGLELLLLGPWLTRVLPSNLALLVGGLP, encoded by the coding sequence ATGGACCCGGAGATTCCCCCTTTTCCTTCCGCGCTGCTGGCGAGCTGGCTCTTCGTCCTGGGCCTGTGCGTTGGCAGTTTCCTGAACGTCGTCATCGCCCGGGTCCCCGCGGGCCAGAGCATCGTCCGGCCCCGCTCGCGCTGTCCGAAGTGTGGATACACACTTACCTGGTACGACAACATCCCGCTTGTCTCATGGCTGTTGCTCCGGGGCCGCTGCCGCGGGTGCGCGGCGCCCATCTCCATCCGCTACCCCTTGGTGGAGCTGGCCACCGGGCTGCTGTTCCTGGCCTGTTGGCGCCGGTTCGGCCTCTCCTGGGAGTTGCTCCCGGGGCTCGTGCTCATCACGCTGTTGATCCCGCTCACCTTTATAGATCTGGAGCATTGGATCCTCCCGTTCTCGCTCACGGTGCCGGGCATTGTCCTGGGGGTGGGGCTGGCAGGGCTCCTGGGCGTGGAGGCCCTGCGCGATGCGGCCGTGGGCGCGGCGGTGGGGTTCCTCGTCTTCCGGATGATGGAGTACCTGGGCTGGAAGCTGCTCCGGAAGGAGGCGCTGGGCGGCGGCGACAAGTACCTGGTCGCGATGCTGGGCGGCTTTCTGACGTGGCGGTCGCTGCTGGGCATCCTCTTCCTCTCGTCGTTCCAGGGGGCGGTGGTGGGCATCCTCCTCATCGTGCTCACCGGGCGGGCAGGCCCCCGGGCGGAGGGGCAGGGGGACGCGCCCGCGGAGGCTCAGGAAGAGACCGAGCCCGAGCTGACGATGACCTGGGAGTTCCTCAAGCCTGGCATTCCCCTGTGGCGCCGCCTGCTCTGGGCGCCGGTGTGTTTGCTGTTTCAGCCCATTCCGGATGAGCCGAAGGACGAGCAAGGGCAGGAGATCGACTGGGTGCCGGGCAAGACGAACATCCCCTTCGGCCCGTGGTTGGCCCTGGCGGGCCTGGAGCTCCTGCTGCTGGGCCCCTGGTTGACGCGGGTCCTGCCCTCGAACCTCGCGCTGCTCGTGGGCGGCCTGCCATGA
- a CDS encoding prepilin-type N-terminal cleavage/methylation domain-containing protein — protein MTQTRRNRGFTLIELMIVVAIIGILAAIAIPNFIRFQARARQSEVNTNLKSLFTGLRTQQKMPPPSIRATGFAPERGNRYTYKVGDCGVNVEDRAAIDAVQHNDDTCIGADLFKFPTFPQAVFEHVTVAGQWSARGTSNNLPFEPAISGSNASWDFLAYGAGDVDNSLDNDMADTWTISSADGSLSATCPASAAPEAVSAGEPFNVANDVNCGSL, from the coding sequence ATGACCCAGACCCGTCGCAACCGTGGCTTTACCCTCATCGAGCTGATGATCGTGGTCGCCATCATCGGCATCCTGGCCGCCATCGCCATCCCGAACTTCATCCGGTTCCAGGCGCGCGCCCGCCAGTCCGAGGTGAACACCAACCTCAAGAGCCTCTTCACGGGTCTGCGCACCCAGCAGAAGATGCCCCCCCCCAGCATCCGCGCCACCGGCTTCGCCCCCGAGCGCGGCAACCGCTACACCTACAAGGTTGGCGACTGCGGCGTGAACGTTGAAGACCGCGCCGCCATCGATGCCGTGCAGCACAACGACGACACCTGCATCGGCGCCGACCTGTTCAAGTTCCCCACGTTCCCCCAGGCCGTGTTCGAGCACGTCACCGTGGCCGGCCAGTGGAGCGCCCGCGGCACCAGCAACAACCTGCCCTTCGAGCCGGCCATCTCGGGCTCCAACGCCAGCTGGGACTTCCTGGCCTACGGCGCTGGCGACGTGGACAACTCGCTGGATAACGACATGGCTGACACCTGGACGATCTCCTCCGCGGACGGCAGCCTCTCCGCGACCTGCCCGGCTTCCGCCGCGCCCGAGGCCGTCTCCGCCGGTGAGCCGTTCAACGTCGCCAACGACGTGAACTGCGGCTCGCTGTAA
- a CDS encoding prepilin-type N-terminal cleavage/methylation domain-containing protein, translating to MSWRSRNGFTLIELMIVVAIIGILAAIAIPSFQRFQARARQSEVNANLKSLFTGMRTLAKRPPTQLRVPGFAPERGNRYSYYLADPCTAAETRDAIDAVLHNDDDCIQADRFKFGEDMPGLFARVVPSQTEWSNRATVNGMGVQPGLYGLSLEWDFLFYAAGDVDGAFTDTSDTWLISSSDGRIQAACPVSTAQPTAAGEPFNVSNDVDCD from the coding sequence ATGTCCTGGCGCTCTCGAAACGGTTTTACGCTCATCGAGCTGATGATCGTGGTGGCCATCATCGGCATCCTGGCCGCCATCGCCATTCCCAGCTTCCAGCGCTTCCAGGCCCGGGCCCGGCAGTCCGAGGTCAACGCCAACCTCAAGTCGCTGTTCACGGGCATGAGGACGCTGGCCAAGCGTCCCCCCACGCAGCTTCGCGTCCCGGGCTTCGCGCCCGAGCGGGGCAACCGCTACAGCTACTATCTGGCGGATCCCTGCACGGCCGCCGAGACGCGCGACGCCATCGATGCCGTGCTGCACAACGACGACGACTGCATCCAGGCGGACCGTTTCAAGTTTGGTGAGGACATGCCCGGCCTGTTCGCACGGGTTGTGCCCTCCCAGACGGAGTGGTCCAACCGCGCAACGGTCAATGGCATGGGCGTCCAGCCGGGACTCTATGGCCTGAGCCTGGAGTGGGACTTCCTCTTCTACGCCGCGGGAGATGTCGACGGTGCGTTCACGGACACCTCGGACACCTGGCTCATCTCCTCATCGGATGGGCGGATCCAGGCCGCCTGCCCGGTGAGCACCGCACAGCCCACCGCCGCAGGCGAGCCGTTCAACGTCAGCAACGACGTGGACTGCGACTAG
- a CDS encoding pilus assembly protein gives MKSLILLALLCVGLGTVAVLSEPPREPPRGPYQAPLLPRIEMLRVLGAGQRSLVTDYYWLQAIQAAGRGGQSREATRYLDLFYYADLVTDLDPQFLKVYLYAGNTIPTNLGRETWVNTSEARKILEKGVKYFPNDSNLRLFLAYNLSYFHNEHAAAAEHLRIAASLPNANKYIPEMASRLLAYNRRFDAALALAESFRDAEEDPAMRQLFEERVQEIYRERVLLQVDDAIKAFQARESRLPESIGELVARGDLPSAPQDPMGGVIYIGKDGRSASTSSELRLEPVDYRKKMLEKEAAATQDTPDAP, from the coding sequence ATGAAGTCCCTCATCCTTCTGGCACTCCTCTGCGTGGGGCTCGGTACCGTGGCTGTCTTGTCCGAGCCGCCGCGAGAGCCCCCGCGAGGCCCCTATCAGGCCCCCCTGCTTCCCCGGATTGAGATGCTGCGCGTGCTCGGGGCAGGCCAGCGGTCGCTCGTCACCGACTATTACTGGTTGCAGGCCATTCAGGCCGCGGGACGCGGCGGGCAGAGCCGCGAGGCCACCCGGTACCTGGACCTCTTCTACTATGCGGATCTCGTCACGGACCTGGATCCCCAGTTCCTGAAGGTCTACCTGTACGCGGGCAACACCATCCCCACCAACCTGGGCCGCGAGACGTGGGTGAACACTTCCGAGGCGCGGAAGATCCTCGAGAAGGGCGTGAAGTACTTCCCCAACGACTCCAACCTGCGCCTGTTCCTGGCCTACAACCTGAGCTACTTCCACAACGAGCATGCGGCCGCCGCGGAGCACCTGCGCATCGCGGCCTCCCTGCCCAACGCGAACAAGTACATCCCCGAGATGGCCTCGCGCCTGCTCGCCTACAACCGCCGCTTCGACGCGGCCCTCGCGCTGGCCGAGTCCTTCCGGGACGCGGAGGAGGACCCCGCGATGCGGCAGCTGTTCGAGGAGCGGGTCCAGGAAATCTACCGGGAGCGGGTCCTCCTCCAGGTCGACGACGCCATCAAGGCTTTCCAGGCCCGTGAGAGCCGCCTGCCCGAATCCATCGGGGAGCTGGTGGCCCGGGGAGATCTCCCCAGCGCCCCGCAGGATCCCATGGGCGGTGTCATCTACATTGGCAAGGATGGGCGCAGCGCCTCGACCTCGAGCGAGTTGCGGCTGGAGCCCGTCGATTACCGGAAGAAGATGCTCGAGAAGGAAGCAGCAGCCACCCAAGACACACCGGACGCCCCATGA
- a CDS encoding ABC transporter ATP-binding protein: MSAETLAIETRDLSKTYRLGFWMNKRVLALQGLTLNIQPGQVYGLLGPNGAGKSTTIKILMNLVQATSGSAAIFGHAPDSKEARRNVGFLPENPAPYEYLTGEEFVRLAGQLVGLSGQELDRRVKEVLGAVGMSRTAGLQIRRYSKGMVQRIGLAQAIVGQPKLLVLDEPTSGLDPVGRREIRDLILQERERGTTVLFCTHIIPDVEALCNRVAVLVNGRLAREGSVQELLTTQVPVVELTIEGLALESVRNLGHPLEQAQDLTNRVLVRAANAHVQPLLKSVLEAGGRVTQLQSARFSLEDLFLQAMSEARHGTVGGEITS; this comes from the coding sequence ATGAGTGCCGAGACGCTGGCCATCGAGACCCGGGATCTGTCGAAGACGTACCGGTTGGGATTCTGGATGAACAAGCGGGTGCTGGCCCTCCAGGGCCTCACCCTCAACATCCAGCCTGGGCAGGTGTATGGACTGCTCGGTCCCAACGGGGCCGGCAAGTCCACCACCATCAAGATCCTGATGAACCTGGTTCAGGCCACGAGCGGCTCGGCCGCCATCTTCGGGCATGCGCCCGACTCCAAGGAGGCCCGCCGCAACGTGGGCTTCCTGCCCGAGAACCCCGCCCCGTACGAGTACCTGACGGGAGAGGAGTTCGTGCGGCTGGCGGGACAGCTCGTGGGCCTGAGCGGCCAGGAGCTGGACCGGCGCGTCAAGGAGGTGCTGGGCGCGGTGGGCATGTCCCGGACCGCGGGCCTGCAGATCCGCCGCTACTCCAAGGGCATGGTGCAGCGCATCGGCCTGGCGCAGGCCATCGTGGGCCAGCCCAAGCTGCTGGTGCTCGACGAGCCCACGAGCGGGTTGGATCCGGTGGGCCGGCGCGAGATCCGGGATCTCATCCTCCAGGAGCGCGAGCGCGGCACCACGGTGCTCTTCTGCACCCACATCATTCCGGACGTGGAGGCGCTCTGTAACCGGGTCGCGGTGCTCGTCAACGGCCGGCTGGCGCGCGAGGGCAGCGTGCAGGAGCTGCTCACCACACAGGTGCCCGTGGTGGAGCTGACCATCGAGGGGCTGGCGCTGGAGTCCGTGCGGAACCTGGGGCACCCGCTCGAGCAGGCGCAGGACCTGACCAACCGCGTCCTCGTCCGCGCGGCCAACGCGCACGTGCAGCCGCTGCTCAAGAGCGTGCTGGAGGCGGGCGGCCGTGTCACGCAGCTTCAGTCGGCCCGCTTCTCGCTGGAGGACCTGTTCCTCCAGGCGATGAGCGAGGCGCGGCATGGGACCGTGGGAGGAGAAATCACATCATGA
- a CDS encoding ABC transporter permease, translating to MRPFLALTLNGFREARRNRVTVVVGAFAFGLLVASTLLTNLSVSTFDRVLTDVGLGVMSIVLVLLAIFLSSGMLSREIERKTLFLIVSKPISRSLFLTARFAGNMLTLAVLLLAMGALFFVQVSLYGTLITEAQFVAIGMLFFELLVLSSIGFAMSSFASQMVSATVTVGAFFAGHLSGDIYELSSKTENPAFQWLGKAVYYALPNLSRLNYRVQATYELPTPVSELIPSMLYAVAYALVMILIAVTLFSRRDFK from the coding sequence ATGCGGCCATTCCTCGCCCTCACGCTCAATGGCTTCCGGGAGGCCCGCCGCAACCGGGTCACCGTGGTCGTGGGAGCCTTCGCGTTCGGCCTCCTGGTGGCCTCCACGCTGCTCACCAACCTGAGCGTCTCCACGTTCGACCGGGTGCTCACCGACGTGGGCCTGGGCGTCATGAGCATCGTCCTGGTGCTGCTCGCCATCTTCCTGTCCAGCGGCATGCTGAGCCGGGAGATCGAACGCAAGACGCTGTTCCTCATCGTCTCCAAGCCCATCTCCCGCAGCCTGTTCCTCACCGCCCGCTTCGCGGGGAACATGCTCACGCTGGCCGTGCTGCTGCTGGCCATGGGCGCGCTCTTCTTCGTGCAGGTCTCCCTCTACGGCACGCTCATCACCGAGGCCCAGTTCGTGGCCATCGGCATGCTCTTCTTCGAGTTGCTGGTGCTCAGCAGCATTGGCTTCGCGATGTCCAGCTTCGCCAGCCAGATGGTGTCGGCGACGGTGACGGTGGGCGCCTTCTTCGCCGGGCACCTGAGCGGGGACATCTATGAGCTGTCGAGCAAGACGGAGAACCCCGCCTTCCAGTGGCTGGGCAAGGCCGTCTACTACGCCCTGCCCAACCTCTCGCGGCTCAACTACCGCGTCCAGGCGACGTATGAGCTGCCCACCCCCGTCTCAGAGCTCATCCCGTCCATGCTGTATGCGGTGGCCTACGCCCTGGTGATGATCCTGATCGCGGTCACCCTCTTCTCGCGCCGCGACTTCAAGTAG
- a CDS encoding sigma-54-dependent transcriptional regulator has protein sequence MREYLEVLLTRVGYRVSLAGNEKAAIETLSSSGVDVVISDMKLGQGSGLNVLKAARAVAAPPEVVLITAFGTPAAAVEAMRAGAYDYICKPFDNEELKLLVQKALEKRGLREENRQLRRSLSGGRGGLWVGESQAMKAVWGLVEKVAPSRTTVLITGESGTGKELVARALHLRSTRAGAPFLPVNCAALNEGVLESELFGHVKGAFTGAQSDRSGILVSAGEGTVFLDEIGEVPLATQVKLLRVLQERRVKPVGSSTEVPFQARVVAATNKRLEVEVKAGRFREDLLYRLNVITVDLPPLRERQGDITLLARHFLAKMREELGRPNLEFSAEAVQVLERYAFPGNVRQLQNIVERAATLADSDTLGPDTLPSALRGEREPEPQVAGEVTLPVGFSLERHLDEAERRYLVAALQRSEGVKTRAAELLGLSFRSFRYRLAKHGLSDREDGGDPAGG, from the coding sequence ATGCGCGAGTACCTCGAGGTGCTGCTGACACGGGTGGGGTACCGCGTCAGCCTCGCGGGCAATGAGAAGGCGGCCATCGAGACGCTGAGCAGCAGCGGCGTGGACGTGGTCATCTCCGACATGAAGCTGGGGCAGGGCAGTGGCTTGAACGTGCTCAAGGCGGCCCGGGCCGTCGCCGCCCCACCGGAGGTCGTCCTCATCACCGCCTTCGGCACGCCGGCGGCCGCCGTGGAGGCCATGCGGGCGGGCGCCTACGACTACATCTGCAAGCCCTTCGACAACGAGGAGCTCAAGCTGCTCGTCCAGAAGGCCCTGGAGAAGCGCGGGCTGCGCGAGGAGAACCGGCAGCTGCGCCGCTCCCTGAGCGGAGGCCGGGGCGGGCTGTGGGTCGGCGAGAGCCAGGCGATGAAGGCGGTGTGGGGGCTGGTGGAGAAGGTGGCCCCCAGCCGGACCACCGTCCTCATCACCGGGGAGAGTGGAACGGGCAAGGAGCTGGTGGCGCGGGCGCTCCACCTGCGCAGCACCCGGGCGGGGGCCCCCTTCCTGCCCGTCAACTGCGCGGCGCTGAACGAGGGCGTCCTGGAGAGCGAGCTGTTCGGCCACGTGAAGGGCGCCTTCACGGGGGCTCAGTCGGACCGCTCCGGCATCCTGGTCTCGGCGGGCGAGGGCACGGTGTTCCTCGACGAGATTGGCGAGGTGCCGCTCGCCACGCAGGTGAAGCTGCTGCGCGTGTTGCAGGAGCGGCGGGTGAAGCCCGTGGGCAGCTCCACCGAGGTGCCCTTCCAGGCGCGCGTGGTGGCCGCCACCAACAAGCGCCTGGAGGTGGAGGTGAAGGCGGGGCGCTTCCGGGAGGATCTGCTCTACCGGCTCAACGTCATCACCGTGGACTTGCCCCCGCTCCGGGAGCGGCAGGGCGACATCACCCTGCTGGCGAGGCACTTCCTGGCGAAGATGCGCGAGGAGCTGGGGCGGCCCAACCTGGAGTTCTCCGCCGAGGCGGTGCAGGTGCTGGAGCGGTATGCCTTCCCGGGCAACGTGCGCCAGCTCCAGAACATCGTGGAGCGCGCGGCCACGCTCGCCGACAGCGACACGCTGGGGCCGGACACCTTGCCCTCCGCGCTGCGGGGCGAGCGGGAGCCGGAGCCGCAGGTGGCGGGCGAGGTGACGCTGCCCGTGGGCTTCTCGCTCGAGCGCCACCTGGACGAGGCGGAGCGGCGGTACCTCGTGGCCGCGCTCCAGCGCTCGGAAGGGGTGAAGACGCGCGCGGCGGAGCTGCTGGGCCTGAGCTTCCGCTCCTTCCGGTACCGGCTGGCCAAGCATGGCCTGTCGGACCGCGAGGATGGCGGCGATCCGGCCGGCGGGTAG